From Oligoflexia bacterium, the proteins below share one genomic window:
- a CDS encoding purine-nucleoside phosphorylase, whose product MSANMIDVEILRAKIKTAVEYLSDANVANIKAKYLIVLGSGLSEAIDDWEMIHAFAYKEIPGFPEHIIEGHKGEVRLYKINGSDDYAWVLTGRFHSYQGYDPAECAIPIRVAAGLGVSHVILTCAAGGINENYNPGDIMFLNDHINSTGMSPFRGPNLDEFGPRFLDLTEVYDDAFLQDLKRAAKQADIFTQEGVYVWHWGPEYETPAEIKRWAILGADAIGMSMVPEAMVARHHQLKVAGIACISNKAAGMSEKGRKGKLDHKEVLEVGQQSSQKLKNILNQYFQKN is encoded by the coding sequence ATGTCAGCCAACATGATTGATGTAGAAATATTGAGAGCAAAAATAAAGACTGCAGTGGAATATTTATCAGATGCTAATGTAGCGAATATAAAAGCAAAATATCTCATTGTTTTGGGTTCTGGGCTCAGTGAAGCGATTGATGATTGGGAAATGATTCATGCATTTGCATATAAAGAAATTCCCGGGTTTCCTGAACATATAATAGAGGGGCACAAAGGTGAAGTGAGGCTTTATAAAATTAATGGTAGTGATGACTATGCCTGGGTATTAACTGGAAGATTTCATAGTTATCAAGGTTATGACCCTGCTGAGTGTGCTATACCTATTAGAGTTGCTGCTGGATTAGGGGTGAGCCATGTTATTCTTACTTGTGCAGCTGGAGGAATTAATGAAAACTACAATCCAGGCGATATTATGTTCTTAAATGATCATATCAATAGTACTGGAATGAGTCCATTTAGAGGGCCAAATTTGGATGAGTTTGGACCAAGATTTTTAGATCTAACAGAAGTTTATGATGATGCTTTTTTACAAGACTTAAAAAGAGCTGCAAAACAAGCAGATATTTTTACCCAAGAAGGTGTTTATGTTTGGCACTGGGGCCCAGAGTACGAGACACCTGCAGAGATAAAGCGTTGGGCAATTTTAGGTGCAGATGCAATTGGAATGTCTATGGTTCCTGAAGCTATGGTGGCAAGACATCATCAGCTAAAAGTGGCAGGTATTGCTTGTATCAGCAATAAAGCGGCAGGTATGTCAGAAAAAGGAAGAAAAGGTAAGCTTGACCATAAAGAAGTATTAGAGGTTGGTCAGCAAAGCAGCCAAAAGCTCAAAAATATTTTAAATCAGTATTTTCAAAAAAATTAA
- the hpt gene encoding hypoxanthine phosphoribosyltransferase codes for MTMLDYPKDYFLPALISQEQLKKKIHELGQQITRDYQDKEILCIGVLNGAVQFLVHLIEEIKLPLNIDFISVSSYGDSTESSGKLSWRLNLLQDISNKHVIIVEDIIDTGITLHEVKKEFLKQNPKSLKIASLFSKPSRREIDVDIDYLGFEIENHYVVGFGFDYQGYYRNLPHVAILPEDRYK; via the coding sequence ATGACTATGTTAGATTATCCAAAAGATTACTTTTTACCTGCACTTATTAGCCAAGAACAACTAAAAAAGAAAATACATGAATTAGGACAGCAAATTACAAGAGACTATCAAGATAAAGAGATTTTATGTATTGGTGTTTTAAACGGAGCAGTTCAATTTTTAGTGCATTTAATTGAAGAAATTAAATTACCGCTTAATATAGATTTTATATCAGTCTCAAGTTATGGCGACTCAACTGAATCAAGTGGAAAACTATCGTGGCGTCTTAACTTATTGCAAGATATTAGCAATAAACATGTGATTATTGTTGAGGATATTATTGATACCGGCATTACATTGCATGAGGTTAAAAAAGAGTTTTTAAAGCAAAATCCAAAGTCATTAAAGATAGCGTCACTGTTCTCTAAACCTTCGAGACGAGAAATAGATGTAGATATAGATTATCTTGGGTTTGAAATTGAAAATCATTATGTTGTCGGCTTTGGCTTTGATTATCAAGGCTATTACAGAAACTTACCGCACGTAGCAATCCTGCCTGAAGACAGGTACAAATAA
- the rpsD gene encoding 30S ribosomal protein S4 — protein sequence MARYTGPRLKVMRALGADLPGLSRKRPERRPYPPGQHGDKRKKKSVYGTQLIEKQKVRYNYGLGERQLRRAVSQSFRKKGDPGKNLLDILERRLDNVVYCVGFAPSIAAARQLVAHGKILVNGKRVDVASYQTKQGEEISLTEKGKKMIFVQSEVEERKATGNHPEWSRYDDANMTATLTSTPGREDFPFVVEIPMVIEYYSRLVK from the coding sequence ATGGCAAGATATACAGGACCAAGATTGAAAGTTATGCGTGCACTGGGTGCAGATTTGCCCGGTCTATCAAGAAAAAGACCAGAGCGTCGCCCTTACCCACCAGGACAACATGGTGATAAACGGAAAAAGAAAAGTGTATATGGTACACAGCTAATTGAAAAGCAAAAAGTACGTTACAACTACGGTTTAGGTGAAAGACAATTAAGAAGAGCTGTTTCTCAGTCTTTCCGTAAAAAAGGTGATCCTGGTAAAAACTTGTTAGATATTTTAGAAAGACGTTTAGACAACGTTGTATATTGCGTTGGTTTTGCTCCTTCAATTGCAGCTGCTCGTCAATTGGTAGCTCATGGTAAAATCTTAGTCAATGGTAAACGTGTAGATGTTGCCTCTTACCAAACCAAACAAGGTGAAGAAATATCTTTGACTGAAAAAGGTAAAAAAATGATTTTTGTTCAGTCTGAAGTTGAAGAACGCAAAGCAACTGGCAACCACCCAGAATGGTCACGTTATGATGATGCAAACATGACAGCAACCTTAACCTCAACACCGGGTAGAGAAGACTTTCCATTTGTAGTGGAAATTCCAATGGTCATCGAGTATTATTCTAGATTGGTTAAATAA
- a CDS encoding VTT domain-containing protein, translating to MIEQIKTLFDLQQLPIFMENWGWLSYPILFAIIFAETGLLIGFFFPGDSLLFITGFAASTGILNIVWLNILLIIAAIVGDTVGYFLGRTSGDRIQFKDNSLFFKKSHLEKTQAFYNKHGGKTIVLARFVPIVRTFAPFVAGMANMNYKKFVSYNIFGGIAWITSMTMAGYFLGNVPIIKQNFEKAVLLIIFISLIPVFGGVISSRLSKK from the coding sequence ATGATAGAACAAATAAAAACCCTCTTCGACTTACAACAGCTCCCTATATTTATGGAAAACTGGGGGTGGTTATCCTATCCTATTTTATTTGCCATTATTTTTGCAGAGACAGGCTTATTAATTGGTTTTTTTTTCCCTGGTGATTCCCTTTTGTTCATTACTGGATTTGCAGCAAGTACGGGCATTCTAAATATTGTTTGGCTTAATATTTTACTGATTATTGCGGCCATTGTAGGGGATACGGTTGGCTATTTTTTAGGTAGAACCTCAGGGGACCGTATACAATTCAAAGACAATTCTCTTTTTTTTAAAAAGTCTCACCTTGAAAAAACTCAAGCGTTTTACAATAAGCATGGTGGTAAAACCATTGTATTGGCGCGTTTTGTTCCAATTGTAAGGACTTTTGCTCCCTTTGTGGCTGGCATGGCAAATATGAATTATAAAAAGTTTGTTAGTTATAATATATTTGGTGGTATTGCATGGATCACCTCAATGACTATGGCAGGTTACTTTTTAGGCAATGTACCCATTATTAAACAAAACTTTGAAAAAGCTGTTTTACTGATTATCTTCATCTCACTTATTCCAGTCTTTGGTGGCGTTATAAGCTCAAGACTGAGTAAAAAATAA
- a CDS encoding Na+/H+ antiporter NhaC family protein, producing the protein MNNPSFSSLLPPILAIILGFVTKQVYISLLAGIWLGAFLLHDGSIFSAFFKSFDTYLLNALGDGDHAAILISTLFIGAISSLIQYNGGTRAMVNWISSKAKGAKSIQLSTWFLGLCIFFDDYANSLILGKTMRPLYDKYKISREKLAFIVDATSAPIASIALVSTWISTEVGLIGDALKDMHFESPVSAYQMFINSLPYRFYPLLMIFFVFYTIYKGKDLWTMAKYSKLSDSPIDISTRIDTSHDDIYNNTSSSIFAIVPLLFLILSCLTSLFITGYQSLGQNHGLSGIGFLQEALGNADAYKSLIWGTSLSLVFTILFSLFGKTLNTEKSMQAIMNGFESMLPACVILVLAWALAQVTKDLKSAEYILQLLQGKISPYFIPAMTFLTAAIVSFATGTSYGTMAIIMPISAPLAYSIASESGISPADIQMLVTASVGSVLAGSIFGDHCSPISDTTVMSASSSECNLMTHVQTQLPYALLVALVGLLVGESALILGFSPFISLLLGIVILIATVNIFGKTNASDPS; encoded by the coding sequence ATGAATAATCCAAGCTTTAGCAGTTTATTACCTCCTATTTTAGCTATTATTTTAGGTTTTGTTACCAAGCAAGTCTATATTTCTTTGTTGGCAGGTATTTGGTTGGGTGCGTTTTTATTGCATGATGGCAGTATCTTTTCTGCTTTTTTTAAAAGCTTTGATACCTATTTATTAAATGCTTTGGGCGACGGTGACCATGCAGCAATATTAATCAGTACTCTTTTTATTGGAGCTATTAGCAGTCTCATTCAATATAATGGTGGCACTCGTGCTATGGTCAACTGGATCAGTTCAAAAGCTAAAGGTGCTAAAAGTATTCAGCTGAGTACTTGGTTTCTTGGTCTTTGTATTTTCTTTGATGATTATGCCAATAGTTTAATCTTAGGTAAAACCATGCGTCCCCTATATGACAAGTATAAAATATCAAGAGAAAAACTGGCTTTCATTGTTGATGCTACCAGTGCTCCCATTGCAAGTATTGCCTTGGTATCAACTTGGATCAGTACAGAAGTGGGTCTCATTGGTGATGCCTTAAAAGATATGCATTTTGAGAGTCCTGTCAGTGCCTATCAAATGTTTATCAACTCTTTGCCTTATAGATTTTACCCTTTACTCATGATCTTTTTTGTATTTTACACTATCTACAAAGGTAAAGATCTTTGGACCATGGCAAAGTATTCAAAGCTGAGTGACTCACCCATTGATATCAGCACCCGCATTGATACAAGTCACGATGATATCTATAACAACACATCTTCCAGTATTTTTGCGATTGTTCCTTTATTGTTTTTAATTTTATCGTGTTTAACCAGCTTGTTTATTACTGGTTATCAATCTCTTGGCCAAAATCATGGTTTGAGTGGAATTGGTTTTCTTCAAGAAGCTTTAGGTAATGCTGATGCATACAAAAGCTTAATTTGGGGAACAAGTTTAAGTTTAGTGTTTACCATTCTTTTTAGCTTATTTGGAAAAACCTTAAATACAGAAAAGTCTATGCAAGCTATCATGAATGGTTTTGAGAGCATGCTTCCTGCTTGTGTTATTTTGGTTTTGGCATGGGCCTTAGCGCAAGTCACTAAAGACTTAAAAAGTGCTGAGTATATTTTACAACTCTTGCAAGGCAAGATTTCACCTTACTTTATTCCAGCTATGACCTTTTTAACTGCGGCAATTGTTTCTTTTGCTACTGGAACAAGTTATGGAACCATGGCAATCATCATGCCTATTTCAGCTCCATTGGCTTACTCTATAGCTTCTGAGTCTGGCATAAGTCCCGCAGATATTCAAATGTTGGTAACCGCAAGCGTTGGTTCAGTATTAGCTGGATCTATTTTTGGAGATCATTGTTCTCCAATTTCTGATACAACCGTAATGTCAGCTTCTTCATCAGAGTGTAATTTAATGACCCACGTTCAAACCCAACTTCCCTATGCTTTATTGGTTGCATTAGTGGGTTTATTGGTGGGAGAATCTGCATTAATTTTGGGTTTTTCACCCTTTATTAGCTTATTGTTAGGAATTGTAATATTAATTGCAACTGTCAATATTTTTGGAAAAACTAACGCAAGCGACCCCTCATGA
- the alr gene encoding alanine racemase, translating to MEVFIEPILVKPFGLYKRHYMISPNQIDINFDALKNNLKIITQDMPKNLKICCVVKDNAYGHDACQMVSFLTKHLNPYMFAVANITEALKIKPYAKNTPILVLGEPSLQSIPYCIDNGFIFTISTLWQAQYSNKISSKLGKVTHCHINIDTGLGRFGVRHNDFNFFFNQILNYPNLIISGLMTHFAQSDANNKDYANLQLSRFKLCLNSISSFIKQNKPIVHACNSGGYLDIPMAHFDMVRLGILLSGLHPSNTCRQLKELEPILTLKTKICSIKKFYPGDCIGYGMHYKVKSTAIIAAIPLGYGQGYPRIRNKGYVLIHGQKAPIVGGNAMDACMIDVSQIQNVKLDDDVILIGQQGNEQIGFDDLAGWENTVSYNIMTRLGHCPIKKNFIQNNHYKNMTNTHKTIKEISYE from the coding sequence ATGGAAGTTTTTATAGAACCGATATTGGTAAAACCCTTTGGCCTTTATAAGAGACACTACATGATTTCACCCAACCAAATTGATATTAATTTTGATGCACTTAAGAATAATCTTAAAATTATAACTCAAGATATGCCAAAAAACCTAAAGATCTGCTGTGTAGTCAAGGACAACGCTTATGGTCACGATGCATGTCAAATGGTTAGTTTTTTAACAAAGCATTTAAATCCTTATATGTTTGCTGTGGCCAATATAACTGAAGCTTTAAAAATAAAACCCTACGCAAAAAACACACCCATTCTTGTTCTAGGTGAACCTAGTTTACAAAGCATCCCCTACTGTATTGATAACGGTTTTATTTTTACAATTTCCACATTATGGCAAGCTCAGTATTCAAATAAAATTTCTTCTAAACTTGGAAAAGTTACTCATTGTCATATTAATATTGATACGGGTCTTGGAAGGTTTGGAGTACGTCACAATGATTTTAATTTTTTTTTCAATCAAATTCTAAATTATCCTAACCTTATTATCTCAGGGTTAATGACTCATTTTGCCCAGTCTGATGCAAATAATAAAGACTATGCCAACTTACAACTTTCACGCTTTAAACTCTGCCTTAACAGTATATCTTCATTTATAAAGCAGAATAAACCAATAGTTCATGCTTGTAATTCAGGTGGTTATTTGGACATACCTATGGCTCACTTTGACATGGTACGGCTTGGTATCCTTTTATCTGGACTCCACCCTTCAAATACCTGTCGACAGCTTAAAGAGTTAGAACCTATCTTAACTTTGAAAACAAAAATATGTTCTATTAAAAAATTTTACCCAGGCGACTGTATTGGTTACGGAATGCATTACAAAGTAAAATCTACTGCAATTATTGCTGCAATACCTTTAGGTTATGGCCAAGGCTACCCAAGAATAAGAAACAAAGGTTATGTGTTAATCCATGGGCAAAAAGCTCCTATCGTTGGCGGTAATGCAATGGATGCATGTATGATCGATGTAAGTCAAATTCAAAATGTTAAATTAGATGACGATGTCATCTTAATTGGTCAACAAGGAAACGAACAAATTGGTTTTGATGACCTTGCTGGATGGGAAAATACAGTTTCATACAATATAATGACCCGTCTTGGTCATTGTCCAATCAAAAAAAACTTTATCCAAAATAATCATTACAAAAATATGACAAATACTCATAAAACTATTAAGGAGATAAGTTATGAATAA
- a CDS encoding GNAT family N-acetyltransferase produces MQENRFSSYFNTLKYYEILNESGCINQKNDWFLHLLIVGDKHSKIIQCKSLKSLKPYSNKNDAITPFFIRHFSNDDFSHDDFCLNHYEKVTKNIYYPKIQLCLPYVPIEGDKLIFNNMMNERNTIKMYSLLLAWAKHKKYNSIHVTLPKQQDYKILKNIGFFSSQKQLCYWYNKSYKNFDDFLNKLKSKYRCQIKKERTHIEDKGYLSHSVTGNELKKSHIDLFWQLFELTHYRKNWIMSKLNKQFFYQAWLKSPNHIVLNFLTKDKKTVAVSWSFLHENMLCGRFWGSLFDHDYVHFEVMYYLLIDYAIKHNLNSIEIGFANLHKIIRGFEPQSRCNFHYFFDDKYNQDLKNYSVKHQNYKNIFLQ; encoded by the coding sequence ATGCAAGAAAATCGTTTCTCATCCTATTTTAATACATTGAAATATTATGAAATATTAAATGAGTCTGGTTGTATAAATCAAAAAAATGATTGGTTTTTACATTTGCTGATAGTTGGAGATAAGCACTCTAAAATCATACAATGTAAGAGTCTAAAAAGTTTAAAACCTTACTCCAATAAAAACGATGCGATTACACCTTTTTTTATAAGACATTTTTCAAATGATGATTTTTCACATGATGATTTTTGTCTTAATCATTATGAAAAAGTAACAAAAAATATATACTATCCCAAAATACAACTTTGTTTACCTTATGTTCCTATTGAGGGGGATAAACTAATCTTTAATAATATGATGAATGAGCGCAATACAATAAAAATGTATTCTTTGCTTTTAGCTTGGGCAAAACATAAAAAATATAATTCGATACATGTCACTTTACCAAAGCAACAAGATTATAAAATTCTTAAAAATATAGGTTTTTTTAGCTCACAAAAACAACTGTGTTATTGGTATAATAAAAGTTATAAAAACTTTGATGATTTTTTAAACAAACTTAAATCTAAATACCGTTGCCAAATCAAAAAAGAAAGAACTCATATAGAAGATAAAGGTTACCTGAGCCATAGTGTTACAGGCAATGAACTAAAAAAAAGTCATATTGATTTATTTTGGCAATTGTTTGAATTAACCCATTATAGAAAAAACTGGATCATGTCTAAATTAAACAAACAGTTTTTTTATCAAGCATGGCTAAAAAGTCCCAATCATATTGTTTTGAATTTTTTAACAAAAGATAAAAAAACCGTTGCTGTATCATGGTCTTTCCTGCATGAGAACATGTTATGTGGTCGTTTTTGGGGAAGTCTTTTTGATCATGACTATGTTCATTTTGAAGTTATGTATTATTTGCTGATAGACTATGCAATTAAACATAATCTTAATAGCATAGAAATAGGGTTTGCTAACTTACATAAAATAATTAGAGGTTTTGAACCGCAATCAAGATGTAATTTTCACTATTTTTTTGATGACAAATACAATCAAGATTTAAAAAATTATTCAGTAAAGCATCAGAACTATAAAAATATTTTTTTACAATGA
- the rlmD gene encoding 23S rRNA (uracil(1939)-C(5))-methyltransferase RlmD, translating to MQKGDQVKDISIETLSYGGEGISKQEGRAHIFVPFSAPGDKLNVIIDDVQKNHVHAIIDNIHTPSKLRKNPNCTYFSQCGGCHYQHLDKHLQDETKEKQVKESLEKISNLNDINITPITTDKPFHYRNKVTLHVHQGQELGYMDINNNFLAIDQCPIASHNINQLITPLKLALANNACPELLYITLRSSNRGEAIIFSFSDTYTVEQAAQWVQTKCKVNPKTSLYLCLINKEKHFSPFSNDMIHLDGPEKINESILNKSINIWPFIFWQNNPDIAQSMANKIVSWAKNNKIKKNLDLYCGAGLFSFALAQNKIYSLGVEVNEDAVDCAKEHALNTGLSKYSFFVANKVNKALETILENDECFDAITLDPPRKGLDKDIFKQIEQLNTQHIAYISCNPTTFARDAKHLTDMGYQLKQVDPLDMFPQTYHIELIAYFEKSPSQ from the coding sequence ATGCAAAAAGGTGACCAGGTCAAAGACATTTCAATTGAAACTTTATCTTATGGTGGAGAAGGTATTTCAAAGCAAGAAGGTAGAGCACATATTTTTGTTCCATTTTCAGCGCCCGGTGATAAGCTTAACGTTATCATTGACGATGTTCAAAAAAATCATGTCCATGCTATCATTGATAATATTCATACACCTTCAAAACTCAGGAAAAATCCAAACTGTACATATTTTTCTCAATGTGGTGGTTGCCACTATCAACATTTAGATAAACATCTTCAGGATGAAACCAAAGAAAAACAGGTTAAAGAGAGTCTAGAAAAAATATCTAATTTAAACGACATCAACATTACACCTATAACCACTGACAAACCTTTTCATTATCGAAATAAAGTCACATTACATGTTCATCAAGGCCAAGAGTTAGGCTATATGGATATTAACAACAACTTTTTAGCCATTGATCAATGTCCTATCGCTTCGCATAATATTAATCAATTAATTACCCCTCTTAAATTGGCTTTAGCCAATAACGCATGCCCGGAACTTCTTTATATTACTTTGCGATCTTCAAATCGTGGTGAGGCTATTATCTTTAGTTTTAGTGACACCTACACCGTAGAACAAGCTGCGCAATGGGTACAAACCAAATGTAAAGTCAATCCAAAAACAAGTCTCTATTTATGCTTAATCAACAAAGAAAAACATTTTTCTCCCTTTAGCAATGATATGATTCATTTAGATGGTCCAGAAAAAATCAATGAAAGTATCCTCAATAAAAGCATAAATATTTGGCCTTTTATTTTTTGGCAGAACAATCCAGACATTGCCCAAAGCATGGCCAACAAAATTGTTAGTTGGGCAAAGAATAATAAAATCAAAAAAAATCTGGACCTCTATTGTGGAGCCGGTTTATTTAGTTTTGCCTTAGCTCAAAACAAAATTTATAGTTTAGGGGTTGAAGTCAATGAAGACGCTGTTGATTGTGCTAAAGAGCATGCTTTAAATACCGGTTTAAGTAAATATTCTTTCTTTGTTGCAAACAAAGTCAATAAAGCTCTAGAAACAATACTTGAAAATGATGAATGTTTTGATGCCATAACCCTTGATCCTCCACGCAAAGGTTTAGATAAAGATATTTTCAAACAAATTGAACAGTTAAATACCCAACATATTGCTTATATCTCATGTAACCCTACAACCTTTGCTAGAGATGCTAAACACTTGACGGATATGGGTTATCAATTAAAGCAAGTAGATCCATTGGATATGTTTCCACAAACATACCATATAGAATTAATCGCTTACTTTGAAAAATCACCCTCGCAATAA
- a CDS encoding class I fructose-bisphosphate aldolase, whose protein sequence is MSLIASIQDILQNDSHLLEHECKTIDKSLLHHPNPDFINQVWSVSDRPINVLRNLQSMYDHGRLSNSGYISILPVDQGIEHSAGASFAPNPIYFDPENIVKLAIEGGCNAVATTSGVLGAVARKYAHKIPFILKINHNELLSYPNRYEQIMFADIEQAYTMGCAGIGATIYFGSEDSNRQIVEVSEAFAMAHELGMFTVLWCYLRNNEFKKDKDYHVAADLTAQANHLGVTIQADIIKQKMPENNGGYNAIKFGKTSPIVYDQLSSDHPIDLTRYQVANCYMGRAGLINSGGASGKNDLHDAVKTAVINKRAGGMGLISGRKAFQKPMDEGVKLLNAIQDVYLCKQVTLA, encoded by the coding sequence ATGAGTTTAATAGCCAGTATTCAAGATATTTTACAAAATGACAGTCACTTATTAGAGCATGAGTGCAAAACAATAGATAAAAGCCTATTGCATCATCCCAATCCAGACTTTATTAATCAGGTCTGGAGTGTTTCTGATCGTCCAATCAATGTTTTGCGAAACTTGCAAAGTATGTATGATCATGGTCGTTTAAGTAATAGTGGTTATATTTCTATATTACCTGTTGATCAGGGCATAGAGCACTCAGCAGGGGCTTCTTTTGCGCCCAATCCCATTTATTTTGATCCTGAGAATATTGTTAAACTGGCTATTGAGGGGGGCTGCAATGCGGTAGCAACAACCAGTGGCGTGTTAGGTGCGGTTGCGCGCAAATATGCGCATAAAATTCCATTTATTTTGAAGATCAATCATAATGAACTGTTGTCTTATCCCAATAGATATGAACAAATTATGTTTGCAGACATAGAACAAGCTTACACTATGGGCTGCGCAGGTATAGGTGCTACTATTTATTTTGGTTCAGAAGATTCTAATCGGCAGATTGTTGAAGTCTCTGAGGCTTTTGCTATGGCCCATGAGTTGGGTATGTTTACAGTTTTATGGTGTTACTTGCGTAACAATGAATTTAAAAAAGATAAAGACTATCATGTGGCAGCAGATTTAACTGCACAAGCCAATCATTTAGGGGTTACTATTCAAGCGGATATCATCAAACAAAAAATGCCAGAAAACAATGGTGGTTACAATGCTATTAAATTTGGTAAGACATCACCGATAGTATACGATCAACTGAGTTCAGATCATCCCATTGATTTAACCCGTTACCAAGTGGCCAACTGTTATATGGGAAGAGCAGGTTTAATTAACTCTGGGGGTGCATCTGGTAAAAATGATCTTCATGATGCGGTTAAAACAGCAGTGATCAATAAAAGAGCGGGTGGTATGGGATTGATTAGTGGGAGAAAAGCTTTTCAAAAACCTATGGATGAGGGTGTTAAATTGCTCAACGCCATTCAAGATGTGTATCTTTGTAAACAGGTGACGCTAGCATAA